CAGGTCAGGGGATCGGGCTCTACCTCGACGGCGGGTTCGGTGTCGGCAAGACGCACCTGCTCGCATCGATCTACCACTCCATGCCCGAGCCCAAGGCATTCGCGACATTCGTCGAGGTCACGCACGTCGTCGGCGCACTCGGCTTCGTCAACGCCGTCGAGCGGCTCTCCGACCACACGGTGCTCTGCATCGACGAGTTCGAACTCGACGACCCGGGCGACACCATGCTCGTGTCGCGGCTGCTCACCGAGCTCAGCGCGAAGGGCGTCTCGATCGTGGCGACGTCGAACACGCTGCCCGGTCAGCTCGGCGAGGGACGGTTCGCCGCACAGGACTTCCTCCGGGAGATCCGTAAGCTGGCGTCGGTCTTCGAGCCGATCCGCGTCGACGGGCCGGACTATCGGCACCGGGATCTGCCGCCCGCCCCGCAACCCCGGACCGACGCCGAACTCGCAGAGATCGCCGAGTCGACGCCCGGCGCCACGCTCGACGACTTCGACGCACTGTGCGATCACCTGAGCACGTTGCATCCGTCGAAGTACAAGGATCTCGTCGAGGGTGTGCCGCTGGTCTGCATCCGCGGTGTGCACCCGGCGAAGGACCAGTCGGTCGCGCTGCGCATCGTCGTCCTCGCCGACCGCCTGTACGACGCCAACATCCCGGTCACCGTATCGGGGAGCAAACTCGACGAGATCTTCACCGAGGAGATGCTCAACGGCGGCTACCGCAAGAAGTACCTGCGTGCGACCTCGCGCCTGCTGGCACTGTCGCGCTTCGCGGAGTCCGCGGTCTGACCGGTCCGGTCACGACGGAACGACGGTCGGCCCACCTTCGCCGTCGGTGATGCCGTGCACCGATATCGACTGCCACATCGAGTGGGTCGCCCCGGGCGGCACGACCACGACGTCGGGTCCGGCGTTGGCTGCCTCGACGCACACGAACTCGCGCCACGACGACCCGACATCGGCCATTCCGGCGGCCACGTCGGCGCCCGGGTTCCACACCACCGCTGTTCGGCCGTCACGCACCGACACCTGGATCTCGCGGTCCAGGCCGGGATCGATCAGGTGATAGGTGCCGGGTGCGTCCGGGTAGAGCCGGTCGCTGCGTGCAGGTTCTTCCGGCAGTGCCCAATCGCCGTGCTGGACATGAGGGTTGGAGTGGTCGAACTTGTCGAGGTAGGTCAGCGTGTCCAGGCCCCGCACACGGACACGCGTGACGTCGGCGACCCGGAAGTAGTTGTGTAGTGCTTCGGTGATGGTGGCCGGTGCGGTGCCCGGATTGTGCGTGTGCAACCCATGTTCGAGGGTGTCGCCGATACGCAGCGTCATCCGCAGGCGCAGGTCCAGATCATCGAGGCCCGACGGTTCGAGATCGAGTTCGACGCCGCGGCCGGTTCGGCGACCGTCGGTCAGCACCCATGTCGCGGTGCGCGCGTAGCCGTGGGACGGGACGTCGTCGGGTTGACCGTCACGGGCGAAGTACGGCCAGCACACCGGGGTTCCGCCTCGCAACGGCGTCGGGGGATCGGCCAGGTGCGGGGACAGCCACAGAACATCGGGGCCACCACCCGCCGGGACGAACGAGATGACCTGACCGCCGAACAGCGAGATCGCCGCGGTGGACTGCGGGGTCTCGACGATCAGCGCGTCGAGACCGGCCACCGTGCCTACGCGGACACCGGGGATCTCCTCTGGGGTTGTCATGAGTCGACCCTGCCAGATGTCAGGCGCCGGGTGAAGATGAAGTCGTGCTCGACCGAACCATTCAGGTCGAAGGTCTTCACGCCCGCGCGGGCGAAGCCCATCTTCGCGTAGAAGCGTTGGGCACGTTCGTTTTCCTGGTTCACCCCGAGCCAGATCAACACGCTGCCCCGCCTGCGCGAGCATTCGATCGCGGCGTGCATCAGGGCGTGCGACGGCGCGCCGCCGCTGCCCCGCGCGTGATGGTCCGGGACGACATACATCTTCGACAGCTCCGAGACCGGACGCTGCGTCACCACCTCGGCGACATCCGGGTGTTGCGGTGCCTCGTGATGGACGAGCGTGTAGCCGACGACCGGACCGCCCGGGGAATGCCGCGCGACCAGGACGTCGGTGTTCGGATTCTCGATGTGGCCGGCAAAGGACTCGGGCCGCAGGTTGGCGCGGATGAACCCGGCGATGTCCGCGGGTGTCGAGTGCGGTGGGCAGGCCAACGGGAAGGTCGCGGCGGCGACCTCGGCGACCGCGGCCGCCTGTGTCGGGTCGGTGATGGTCTCGATCAGGACGTCGGGCACATGGGCAATTTACGCCGGGCCGGTCGGCGGTGGGTCACCCACGGCGGTTGTCGGCCGGCCGGCACCGCGGGCGGCGGCCGAGGCGGCGGTGTCCCGCGCCACCGCGTCGCCGAGGAGTTGTCCACCACTGGTGAGCAGCGCACGACGCCACGGCAGGACGCCGTCGATCTCGATCTGGATCGACATGGACAGCACGGTTCGGATCAGCACGATGAGTCCGAGGATCAACGCATCCTCGATCGACGGCTTCGACGTGATCGTGCGGATGAGGTCGGCGGCGACCAACACCTCCAGCCCGAGCAGAATGGCCGCGCCGAGGGTGTTGCGCAGCACCGAGAACGCCACGCTGCCGCCCTCGGAGCGACGCAGTGAGCGGAACCCGAGTACCACCGCGACGACGAAACCGATGATCATCGCGAGCGCGCCGATCACCTCGAACGTCACGGCGACGCCGGTGAAGACGGCCTCGAAATCCATGGGCGTCAGCCTACGCACCGCGACTCGGCGGTGCCGGGTTCATTCGCCGGCGAGATCGGCGGACAGGTCCGCGACCGCGACACCTTCCGGGATCTGCACCTCGGCGATGCGCTCGGGGACGTCGTCGAACTCCAGTCGCAACGCCTTGCTCATCGTCGCGTGCATGTCGTACATCGCGGTGATGTAGGTCAGCTGGAGGATCTGGTCCGGTGGCAGATGTTCGGTGAGGACCTCGAACACGCCGTCCGGGACGCGACCGCCATCGAGCACGAGCGCGTCGGTGTAGGCCAACACGGCGCGCTCGAGCGGCGAGAAGAGGTCGCTCACCTGCCATGCCGGGATGGCCTCGATCTTCTGCTCGGGCATGCCCAGTGAGCGCATCTGCTTGCAGTGCTGGGAGAACACGAACTGGCTGCCGCGCGCGTAGCCGGCGCGCCCCTGACCCAGTTCACGCAGGAGCGGGTCGATCGCCGCATTGCGGTACAACGCGAATCCGCGAACCGCGTGCCGGAACACGTCGGGTGACTGCGCAAAGACCGTCCACCAGTCGCCGGGTGTGGCGTGGATGGTGCCGTGATCGACGGCCGGGTCCTTCTCCGGTCCGAAGAGGTGGTCGTAGAACCACAGGATCTTCTCGTCGGTGACGTCGGCGCGGTGGACCTCGGGCAGGCGTGGCATCGGTTTCCTTCGCTCGGGAGTTGCTGCGGGTGGTGGGTTTCGTGGATCAGGAGCCGGTGCGCACGCGGCGATCGGCGGCGGTCTTGGGTTCGTGGGCCACATCGGCGTCGGTGAACTCCCTTGTCCAGCAGGCGAACTCCAGGAGCACGCCGTCAGGATCCTGGAAATAGAACGATCGCACGAATGTACCGGGGTGAACATGTCGCGACACACCGGCCGGACTGTCGTCGTGGTTGAGGACCGGACTGACGGCGATGCCCTCGGCCTTGAGGCGCGATCGGTAGTCGTCGAACTGCTCCGGCGGCACGGCGAAGGCGACGTGGTTCATCGAGCCGACCGCGCTGGCCAACTCGCCCTCGTCGGGGCGCCCCTTGGGCGCGGCGATACCGGGCGCGGCGTCGGGGGAGTCCGCGAGCCAGAAGAATGCGACCGTATTGCCGCCGCCGCAGTCGAAGAAGAAGTGCTGGCCCAGGCCCGCCGGGAGGTCGAGGGTCTTGACCAGCGGCATGCCGAGCACGCCGGTGTAGAAGTCGATGGTGCGCCGCATGTCCGCGCACACCAGTGCCAGGTGATTGATGCCGCGGAGTTCGAACTTGGGGTTCGTGGCCGACATGAGAGCTCCTTCCCAACATGACTTGACTGTCATGTCATCTTCTTGGAGAGTCTTGAACGTGGCGAAGTCGTCTGTCAACACCCCGATCGCAGCGGTCGACTCGCTGTCGCCGCGGGGGAGGGCGACGCGCGACTCGCTCCTCGACGCCGCCACCCGGGTCTTCGAGCGGGTCGGATTCCTCGACGCGCGGGTCGAGCTGATCGCCCAGGAGGCCGACGTCTCCTACGGAACCTTCTACCGGTACTTCGAATCCAAGGAAGACGTCTTCCGCGAGTTGAGCACCCGGTTGTTCACCGACGTCCACCTCCGTGAGCCGTCAGCCCCGGACATGACGCCGGCGCAACGGCTGATCGCGTCCAATCGCGCCTATTACCAGGCGTATCGACGCAATGCGCGGATGATGGCCATCGTCGAGCAGGTCGCGACCTTCAACGCCGAGTTCCGTGATCTGCGACATCAACATCGGGCCCAGTGGATCGAACGGACCGCATCGGCGATCGCGCGATGGCAGCGCGAGGGCCGTGCCCGGGCCGGGCTCGATCCGACGATGGCGGCGCGGGCGATGGCGGCGATGGTCGACCACAGCCTGTACTTGTGGCTGGTCCAGGGGGAAGATGCCGACGAGACGAAACTGCTCGAGACCCTCGACCAGATGTGTCTGGGCGCATTGGGTCTCGACGGCTGAGCACGGTGCCGGGCGCGGCCTGCGCCGGAGACGAACGGGGAGATCGATGACGATCGACGAGCTCGCGGACCGCCTGTTCGCGGCGATCGAGTCCGGCGACACGGATGTCGTGCGCGGGCTGTACGCCGACGATGCCGTGGTCTGGCACAACGAGGACCGGGCGACGCAGACCGTCGACGAGAATCTCCGGGTGCTCCGATGGCTCTCCCGGACGGTCGCCTCCCTGCGATACCGCGACGTCCGGCGGATCGTCCACGCCGGGGGATTCGTCCAGCATCACGTGCTGACCGGCTCGCTCGCCGACGGGACCGAGGTGACGGTCCCCGCCGCACTGTTCGTCGCCGTCGTCGGCGACCGGATCGTCCGCATCGACGAGTACGTGGATTCTGCCGACCTGGGGCCGCTCTATGCCGTCGCATCCCGGCGGCGGGCGGAGACGACACCATGACCGACACGACCCGGATCCATCCGATCAGAAAGAGCGCGCAATGAGCGACCTGACGATATCCCCACCCGACACGGAGCTCGCCGGGCTCTGTGCACGCATGCGTGCCTTCATCGACGACGAGGTGATCCCGCGGGAACACGAGCTGATCGTCGACGACGATTCGGCGGGCAAGGTTCTCGACGAACTGCGTTCGCGCGCCAAGGAACTCGACCTGTGGGCACTCGGCCATCCGGCCGAGGTCGGCGGTGGCGGTGTGCCATTCCTCGACTTCGTCTACCTGAACGAGATCATCGGGCGGTCCGAGTTCGGGCAGCTCGCGGTCGGCTCGGTCACCATGCAGGACACCATCATGTTGCACAAACACGGCACGGACGAGCAGCAACGCCGGTGGATCCCCGGGATGGTGTCGGGTGACGTGCTGCCGTCGGTCGGTCTGACCGAGCCGGAGGTGGCGGGTTCGGACCCGACCCTGATCGCGACGCACGCCCATCTCGACGGCGACACCTGGGTCATCAACGGGCACAAGTGGTTCACCACCGGCGCCGACGTCGCGGCCTACTGCACGGTGTTCGCCCGGACCGAGGACGAGTCGGTGCCCCGGCATGCCCGGATCAGTTCGATCATCGTGCCGACCGACACACCCGGTTTCGAGATCGTCCGGTCGATCCCGACCATGGGGCACGATCCCAGCGACCACTTCGAGGTGCGGCTGACCGATGTCCGCGTCCCGGAGGAGAGTCTGCTCGGCGAGCGGGGCAAGGGCTTCGTGATCGCCCAGGATCGGCTGGGACCCGGACGCATCTTCCACTGCATGCGATGGCTCGGGCAGGCCCAGCGCGCCTACGAACTGATGTGTGCGCGAGCCAATTCCCGCCATGTCCACGGATCATTGCTGGCCGAGAAGGGCGAGATCCACCGGTACATCGCGGAGTCCGCGGCGGAGATCCAGGCGGCGCGCCTGATGACCCTCGACGCCGCCCGCGTGATGGACACCGGCGACGACGCCCGCGTGCAGATCGGTCTGATCAAGTTCTGGGGAGCGCGGATGCTGCACAACGTCGTCGACCGGGCGATCCAAGTGCACGGGGCACTCGGCCTGACCGCGGACACACCGCTGGAGCGGATGTACCGACACGCCCGCTACGCCCGCGTCTACGACGGTCCGGACGAGGTGCATCGGATGTCGACGGCGCGGCGCCTGCTCCGTGACCCCGACGCTGCGCCGTGGCGGTGACCACCACGATGTCTGCCGAGACGGATGGACTGGCCGCGGGAATCGGCACGGTGCTGACCGACGTCACCGGCGAGTCGGTGGAAGTCGGCGACGTTCGACGGCTCACCGGCGGTGCGAGCCGCGAGACCTGGTCCGCCCGGACACGATCCGGGACCGACGAGCGGACGGTGGTCCTGCGGCGTGATCCGCCGGGTCACGGCGAACCGGACCGAATGCGCGCCGAGGCCGCATGCCTGCGCGCAGCGGCCGACGCCGGGGTCCCCGTGCCGCGGCTCATCGCGGCCGGCGACGACGCCGTGGGTATCGGTGCGCCGTACCTGTTGACCGACCTGGTCCCCGGTGAGGCGATCGCTCGGAAGGTGCAGCGCGATCCCGAGTTCGCCGATGCCCGACTCCGACTCGCCCGGGAGATGGGCCGGGTGCTGGGCATGATCCATCACACCGAGACCGGGTCACTGGCCATGCTCGATCGCCGGGACCCACTTGATCTGATCGAATCCATATATCTGGGCTTCGACGAACCGAGACCTGCCGTCGAGGCCGGGCTGCGGTGGCTACGCGACCACCGTCCCGATCGTCGGCCGGATGCACTGGTGCACGGTGACTTCCGACTCGGCAACATCCTGGTGGACGCGACCGGCATCCGCGGTGTCCTGGACTGGGAACTCGCGCATCTGGGCGATCCGATCGAAGATCTCGGCTGGTTGTGTGTGCGGGCATGGCGGTTCGGCCGGGACGCACCCGTCGCCGGGATCGGCAGTCGGGAAGATCTCCTCGACGGCTACGCCGAGGCGACCGGTCTCCGGCCGACGATGGACGAACTGCATTGGTGGGAGGTCTTCGGGACGCTCCGCTGGTTGGTGTTCAGCAGGCTTCAGGCGCAGCGCCACCTCGGGGGAGAGGAGCACTCGCTCGAACTCGCGGCGGTCGGCAGACGGGTGTGCGAATCGGAATACGATCTGCTGCTCGTGCTCGGACTGCTCGACGACGTCGCCGCTGCACCGACATCGTCGTCACCGTCAGCGCTCCATGATCGGCCGCAGGTCACCGAGATCCTGGGACTGGTCTCCGAAACACTCGCCGGCGATGTGCTCGGCGCTCTGCCGCCGGAGAAGGCCCGCGAACGCTACCTCCTGCGGATCTGCCTGAATCTGCTCGGCATCGTCTCCCGGGAGATCGATGGGGGATCCGGCGACGAGGCCGTCGTGCAGGAGACGTTGCGTGCGGCGGGATACAGCGGCGAGCAGGATCTGGCCGCGCGACTGCGCGACGGATCAGCCGAGCCCGAGGACACAGGCGTTCGACACGCGATGTCCGCGGCGGTGATCGCGCGACTGCGCGTCGCCAACCCCCGTCACCTGATGTGACACGGGCGAGACCTCGTCGACCGGGGGTGGAGTCGAGCTCGGGTCACGACCCGACCGCCGAACACGGATGACCGGACGGTGCGCTCCTCATCAGCCCCTTTCGTCCCACCGGTGACTCGTTCGCCACGCAAACTATATTCCGCCGAAAACCGCACCAGCAGAGCGACATCGGTCTGTCCGGCACCGATGCGGCCGGCGAATCGGGTCGATCGGCGGGCCATCACTTCCCCTGACTGCGCAGATCGTGATTCACTCTCTTCACCCAGCCCGAATCGACCGATCGGCGTGTCTGACGACGCCTGCTCGGACGCGGCCATCGATGCCGGCGGGGTGGGGGCGATGACGGATGGTCCGGGGGGACAGGAACTCGATATGTGGTGGAAATCTTTCGCGATGGGGGTCGCGACAACGACAGCGGTGCTCGGCTGCGTGCTCGCTTCGGCGCCGGCGGCGGCGGAGCCGGGATCAGAATCGGCGCCGATGGTGTCGTCGCGTGCGCCGGATGGGGCGCGGATCGTCGGCGTGACGATGGTGACGCCGACGCGGGCCAAGGTGACGGTGGCGTCTCCCGCGATGGGCCGCCCGATCAGCGTCGGCGTCCTGCTGCCGCGAGAACGGGCGAAGCCGCGGCCCACGCTGTATCTGCTCGACGGTATCGACGGTGGCGTCTACACGAATTACACGGAGAGCGGCTGGACGTACCAGACCGACATCGTTGCGTTCATGGCGGACAAGGACGCCAACATCGTCCTGCCGATCGGCGGAACCGGCTCGTACTACACGGACTGGATCTCCCGGGATCCTGTTCTCGGCCTGAACAAGTGGGAGACGTTCCTGACCGAAGAGCTTCCGCCGCTCATCGATTCACGATTCCACGGCAACGGGGTCAATGCCATCGGTGGGCTGTCGATGGGTGCTCTCGGGGCCATGTCGCTGGCAGTGCGGAATCCGGATCTGTACACGGGCGTCGCCGCCTTCAGCGGCTGCCTCGACCAGGGAACCGCCGAGCTACGCCAGGCCACCGCGGCCACCGTGGCGACACGCGGTGGCAATCCCGACAACATGTGGGGGCCACTGAACAACTCCGATTGGGCCGCCCACGACCCGGCGACACACGTCTCGGTTCTGAAGGGCAAGCCGCTGTACGTCGCGGTGGGCAATGGTCTGCCCGACCCGGCGCTGGGCTTGGCGGGCATCGCGTCACCGGTTGGCGGCATCCTCGAGGGCGTGGTGCTGCAGTGCACGCACGGATTCAAGGCGCAGGCCGATCGTGCCGGCGTCGACGTCACCTACGACTTCCGCGCCGGCCTGCACTCGTGGGGGTATTGGAACCAGGATCTGCATCGCGCGTGGCCGACACTGGCCCGGGCGCTACATCTGAGCCACTGAGATCGGGACACGAGAAAGCCCGCTGTCGCCAGCGGGCTTTCTGGTGCGCGATACAGGGATTGAACCTGTGACCTCTTCCGTGTCAGGGAAGCGCTCTCCCGCTGAGCTAATCGCGCGAGACTATGAAGTTGGTGATCTTGGAGGCGGCGACGGGAATCGAACCCGTGTGCACGGCTTTGCAGGCCGTTGCCTCACCACTCGGCCACACCGCCAATTGCGAGAGGACTCGCTCGCCGAGCGGATGACGGGATTCGAACCCGCGACCCTCACCTTGGCAAGGTGATGCGCTACCAGCTGCGCTACATCCGCGTGGTCGGGAGCAGATCTTGTGGATCTTTGTTGCTCTCGACGCGAAGCAGAACACTATCGGACCACTCCGCGCCGTGCCAAATCGGCTGGTCAGCGGGTCGCGTCATCGCGCTGAAACACTTCGACACGGCATCGTCGGAAGGATTTGGGTTCCGCGGACCAATCCGTGTAATCTTCCTCCTCGTGCACCGGCGCCGATCGCGCCGCGCGCGGTCCCGTGGCTCAGTGGAAGAGCGTCCCGTTCACACCGGGAAGGTCGCTGGTTCGATCCCAGCCGGGACCACCACCATCATCGATTCCTTCGACGCGGTTCTCGCGTCTGCCTGCCGGTCTCACTCCCGAGCACGAGTCGGCGCAACGCGCGCCACCCCACGAAGCATCCACGGCGTTCGGCGCGCCATCGCCGCGACCGCACGGTCGGTCCGGCGCATGCCGGTGTGCGGCCCCGGTGTCGGAGTGGCCAGCAGGTCGGCCTCGGTCGAGCCGGGGGAGGCGCCGTGGCGGTCGACCGCCAGGAGTTGCCAGGTACCGGAGATCCCCCGCAACTCGACGGTGCCGCGGTCGGCGAATCCCGTACCCGAACCCACCACCAGATCGCGGACGGTGCGCGACACCAGAATCTCTCCCGCACCGGCCTTTCCGAGGATGCGTGCGGCGATGTGCACGGCGATCCCACCGATGTCATCGCCGATGAGTTCGCATTCACCGGTATGGATGCCGGCCCGGATCTCGACGCCGAGCGTCTCGGACTCCGACCGTAGCGCCTCGGCGCAGCGGATCGCCTGTGTCGGACCGGTGAAGGTGATGAGATGGCCGTCGCCGGTGCTCTTCACCACCGTGCCGCCGAATCGCTCGGTCGACTCGGTGGTGATCTGGGTGAAACGCTGCAGCACCGCCCGCCACCGCTCATCGCCGGCGGCCTCGGCGTGTCGGGTGGAGGCCACCATGTCGGTGAACAGCACGGTGCGCAGCGCGCGATGCGAGGGGGCCGGCGCCGC
This sequence is a window from Gordonia insulae. Protein-coding genes within it:
- the zapE gene encoding cell division protein ZapE; the encoded protein is MTARLCDRNPVVAPDALIGEMVPPSTFDSVSFDSYIPDPAEPSQAQAVAKARDFVARASKVRGGGKRGLFSRKSTGQGIGLYLDGGFGVGKTHLLASIYHSMPEPKAFATFVEVTHVVGALGFVNAVERLSDHTVLCIDEFELDDPGDTMLVSRLLTELSAKGVSIVATSNTLPGQLGEGRFAAQDFLREIRKLASVFEPIRVDGPDYRHRDLPPAPQPRTDAELAEIAESTPGATLDDFDALCDHLSTLHPSKYKDLVEGVPLVCIRGVHPAKDQSVALRIVVLADRLYDANIPVTVSGSKLDEIFTEEMLNGGYRKKYLRATSRLLALSRFAESAV
- a CDS encoding D-hexose-6-phosphate mutarotase; the encoded protein is MTTPEEIPGVRVGTVAGLDALIVETPQSTAAISLFGGQVISFVPAGGGPDVLWLSPHLADPPTPLRGGTPVCWPYFARDGQPDDVPSHGYARTATWVLTDGRRTGRGVELDLEPSGLDDLDLRLRMTLRIGDTLEHGLHTHNPGTAPATITEALHNYFRVADVTRVRVRGLDTLTYLDKFDHSNPHVQHGDWALPEEPARSDRLYPDAPGTYHLIDPGLDREIQVSVRDGRTAVVWNPGADVAAGMADVGSSWREFVCVEAANAGPDVVVVPPGATHSMWQSISVHGITDGEGGPTVVPS
- a CDS encoding GNAT family N-acetyltransferase, with protein sequence MPDVLIETITDPTQAAAVAEVAAATFPLACPPHSTPADIAGFIRANLRPESFAGHIENPNTDVLVARHSPGGPVVGYTLVHHEAPQHPDVAEVVTQRPVSELSKMYVVPDHHARGSGGAPSHALMHAAIECSRRRGSVLIWLGVNQENERAQRFYAKMGFARAGVKTFDLNGSVEHDFIFTRRLTSGRVDS
- a CDS encoding DUF1622 domain-containing protein, with the protein product MDFEAVFTGVAVTFEVIGALAMIIGFVVAVVLGFRSLRRSEGGSVAFSVLRNTLGAAILLGLEVLVAADLIRTITSKPSIEDALILGLIVLIRTVLSMSIQIEIDGVLPWRRALLTSGGQLLGDAVARDTAASAAARGAGRPTTAVGDPPPTGPA
- a CDS encoding carboxymuconolactone decarboxylase family protein, which codes for MPRLPEVHRADVTDEKILWFYDHLFGPEKDPAVDHGTIHATPGDWWTVFAQSPDVFRHAVRGFALYRNAAIDPLLRELGQGRAGYARGSQFVFSQHCKQMRSLGMPEQKIEAIPAWQVSDLFSPLERAVLAYTDALVLDGGRVPDGVFEVLTEHLPPDQILQLTYITAMYDMHATMSKALRLEFDDVPERIAEVQIPEGVAVADLSADLAGE
- a CDS encoding VOC family protein — encoded protein: MSATNPKFELRGINHLALVCADMRRTIDFYTGVLGMPLVKTLDLPAGLGQHFFFDCGGGNTVAFFWLADSPDAAPGIAAPKGRPDEGELASAVGSMNHVAFAVPPEQFDDYRSRLKAEGIAVSPVLNHDDSPAGVSRHVHPGTFVRSFYFQDPDGVLLEFACWTREFTDADVAHEPKTAADRRVRTGS
- a CDS encoding TetR/AcrR family transcriptional regulator, with the translated sequence MAKSSVNTPIAAVDSLSPRGRATRDSLLDAATRVFERVGFLDARVELIAQEADVSYGTFYRYFESKEDVFRELSTRLFTDVHLREPSAPDMTPAQRLIASNRAYYQAYRRNARMMAIVEQVATFNAEFRDLRHQHRAQWIERTASAIARWQREGRARAGLDPTMAARAMAAMVDHSLYLWLVQGEDADETKLLETLDQMCLGALGLDG
- a CDS encoding nuclear transport factor 2 family protein — its product is MTIDELADRLFAAIESGDTDVVRGLYADDAVVWHNEDRATQTVDENLRVLRWLSRTVASLRYRDVRRIVHAGGFVQHHVLTGSLADGTEVTVPAALFVAVVGDRIVRIDEYVDSADLGPLYAVASRRRAETTP
- a CDS encoding acyl-CoA dehydrogenase family protein translates to MSDLTISPPDTELAGLCARMRAFIDDEVIPREHELIVDDDSAGKVLDELRSRAKELDLWALGHPAEVGGGGVPFLDFVYLNEIIGRSEFGQLAVGSVTMQDTIMLHKHGTDEQQRRWIPGMVSGDVLPSVGLTEPEVAGSDPTLIATHAHLDGDTWVINGHKWFTTGADVAAYCTVFARTEDESVPRHARISSIIVPTDTPGFEIVRSIPTMGHDPSDHFEVRLTDVRVPEESLLGERGKGFVIAQDRLGPGRIFHCMRWLGQAQRAYELMCARANSRHVHGSLLAEKGEIHRYIAESAAEIQAARLMTLDAARVMDTGDDARVQIGLIKFWGARMLHNVVDRAIQVHGALGLTADTPLERMYRHARYARVYDGPDEVHRMSTARRLLRDPDAAPWR
- a CDS encoding phosphotransferase family protein, producing the protein MTTTMSAETDGLAAGIGTVLTDVTGESVEVGDVRRLTGGASRETWSARTRSGTDERTVVLRRDPPGHGEPDRMRAEAACLRAAADAGVPVPRLIAAGDDAVGIGAPYLLTDLVPGEAIARKVQRDPEFADARLRLAREMGRVLGMIHHTETGSLAMLDRRDPLDLIESIYLGFDEPRPAVEAGLRWLRDHRPDRRPDALVHGDFRLGNILVDATGIRGVLDWELAHLGDPIEDLGWLCVRAWRFGRDAPVAGIGSREDLLDGYAEATGLRPTMDELHWWEVFGTLRWLVFSRLQAQRHLGGEEHSLELAAVGRRVCESEYDLLLVLGLLDDVAAAPTSSSPSALHDRPQVTEILGLVSETLAGDVLGALPPEKARERYLLRICLNLLGIVSREIDGGSGDEAVVQETLRAAGYSGEQDLAARLRDGSAEPEDTGVRHAMSAAVIARLRVANPRHLM
- a CDS encoding alpha/beta hydrolase, which translates into the protein MGVATTTAVLGCVLASAPAAAEPGSESAPMVSSRAPDGARIVGVTMVTPTRAKVTVASPAMGRPISVGVLLPRERAKPRPTLYLLDGIDGGVYTNYTESGWTYQTDIVAFMADKDANIVLPIGGTGSYYTDWISRDPVLGLNKWETFLTEELPPLIDSRFHGNGVNAIGGLSMGALGAMSLAVRNPDLYTGVAAFSGCLDQGTAELRQATAATVATRGGNPDNMWGPLNNSDWAAHDPATHVSVLKGKPLYVAVGNGLPDPALGLAGIASPVGGILEGVVLQCTHGFKAQADRAGVDVTYDFRAGLHSWGYWNQDLHRAWPTLARALHLSH